Below is a genomic region from Rana temporaria chromosome 3, aRanTem1.1, whole genome shotgun sequence.
aaaaaaaaaaaaaacttgcacaccactacactacacactgaccggcacaccactacacactgaccactacaccatacactgaccattacactatacaccatacactgaccattacactatacACACCACTACATACTGACCACTAACCTGCACACCACTACcctgcacactgaccaccagggctggtgcaaggatttttgatgcCCACCCACCCCGGCTGCCCCCTGATTCCACTCTACCCTGCAACACatgtgttatatcctctgtgttgtgagggacacaagactctgggctggaacaatggatgtttattcagtacaggctgtacactggaacatgcatctcaggacattacaggttatctgcttcctacatgtggtctctctaagatggctactataccccttgacccttgtcatcactgctgggtggagccagccttaaagtgccagtacatgtgaaacccttcaggtataacaccttccatccatccctaaaaaaaacaaaaaaaaaaaaacacaacaaaacaataacaggcacaaaacattaactgctaactgtccaataacagtcctccaaacacaggagaattatgggacttcaagcttccaggaaccgttgcggggttaatatgtcatcggatcacttccgtcggccccgtcgaaagtctcgtaaccgctcttgcaactgaaaccggtcaggagggcgacagtgtcgttgaggccgggcatccagcgattcgggaccggaggaaacagggctggccggaatgggtaccggcgggaccaagaagggatcccccagctcagagggtaaacagacctccggaccagagctggagggctctgttggagacgagttcaaaagttcagagtccccacaatcatcagtctctgtgcatcctgattcgctgggagcagatccttgagacactggtggttcagctGGCATCAGGcattcgggcagttgagaacgaggacgcagttggtccgcatgacgtctgcaaatggaaccatcttccaggcggaccttgtacatcttgggtcccaaggtctctgcaatgacagcaggaagccaacgggtgttggaaggcccataagatcgggcccataccttttgttgggctgtgaatcgggggagctcgttgtgtttgaccatcttgtcttgggactgtagtacatgttcctggactgtttgagggcggagcatatccaaaacagtccatggctgccgccccagaaggagttctgctggagttttcccagtggttgcatgtggtgtgtttctgtaagcagaaaggaaggagtccagctgttggggtgacagggactgttgtttacttgcagccactgtagctttgaaatagcgtttgaaagtctgcacaaaccgctctgcttgaccatttgtagccgggtggtaaggtgcggtcaacttgtgcttgatgttgtgggcagtcaggaaacgctgaaactcctgactggtgaattgtgcaccgttgtctgtgacgatttctctggggtatccaaacgtagcagcgagatgtaacagtatggaaaccgttgccttagtcgttggctgagtaacaggaatgacctcaggccactttgaatgggcgtccactatgatcaagaaggtgtgtcctctgatcgggcctgcaaagtccaagtgtaggcgaaaccaaggaaccgtgggccaagtccagggctggacgcaccctcgaggagggtctcttgccgtttgtgcacatccagcacaagcattcacatatgttgtgatatctgagtctaggtttggccaccacacatagcctctggccttttgtttcatacgtgtgctcccgggatgaccagtatgtagcaagtccagaatgtgtctccggagggtctgtggaatgatcactcggtctccccataaaacatagttgccagccacagttaattccatacgcctacggaaataaggttcatactcctgtgtgacagttgcaggccaaccggaccgtacccaggagagtattgttttcagaaaggtatccttatttgtatgggctgctatctccccagaagacaagaaggacaggctggtgtaacgacaactcttgaccggtggagaagagtccatggacctccctgtcagtcgggacatagcgtccgcattagcattggcatcatgaccacgatactgaattttgtagctgtatgcccccaagaatagggcatagcgttggaggcgggccgcagtagtctgggagatgcctttgtcagggctaaagatctgaaggagtggtttatggtccgtcagtatggtgaattccctaccatacaggtaaagatgaaacttcttaattgcccatatcagcgcaagagcctctttgtcaatgtgtgagtaattgctttctgcttttgtcaaagacctggaggcaaatgccactggtttttctgacccatctggtaagatgtgagatagtaccgcccccagaccatagggtgaggcatcacaagccaaggtgagaggcttctggaggtcatagtgcacaagcatgcgtgacgccaacagcttccgcttagaaacttcaaaagcacgttggcatgcagccgaccagtcccatctggagtgtttctccaaaagcttgttcaacggaaacaaggtgtgtgccagatctggcaggaatttgtggtaatagttcagcaagccaaggtatgatcgcagctgctggacgttggttggggctggagctttgactaaagcatcaaccttggcttccgtggtgtgtataccttctgcatccacaaggtggccacaaaactccaatttaggcaccatgaattggcattttgctaagttcactttcaggccctgttcttggagtctcgccaacacaagctccacattctgcttgtgttcctggtcggtccgtcctgtaatgagcatgtcatctagcaggcactgagtgaaaggaatgtccgccaaaatctcatccatttttcgttgccaaatggctggggcagaggctaccccaaacaccatccgattatattgatacagtcccttgtgagtgttgatggtcagaaacttgcgggaagaaggatggacctcaaactgtaaatatgcttgtttgagatcaagcttggtgaacttttgacctcctgcaagagaggcaaaaatgtcatctactctgggtaggggatactggtctatttccagttgagagttcagtgccatgcggaaatcgccacaaatgcgcaagtccccattcgatttctttaccggtacaactggtgatgcccactcgctgtgctctacctttgagatgacaccttgttcctccagccgacttagttctgcttccacacctgctcggagtgcgaaaggtactgtccgagctttgaagaacttaggctgagcgttgggtttcagcttgagtctcacacagtcatgctttatttttcccaactggtcatcaaaaatctttgggaaccgctgcttcagggacaccacccatccctcattatctcctaatggaatggtaacggtgttacagggacttatggcgatgtctggcataccaaagtgagcaatccagtctctcccaaagagagggggtcccccattttctaggatatataatggcagtctctttgtctgacccttgtacaatacctttacttttgcgtaacccagtgggtggagtatctgctttgagtatgtctgcagtttgattggtgttgggcggacagtttttcgggtctgaagttgtctccattgtttctgggtgataactgaaactgctgctcctgtgtctacatccatcctgagtttctttccctcaatggttacatctacagtcattgcggagggtgctgaatgcatatgatgtatgtctaacctgtggagcatttcctcatcctctgactcagatgatgatgtatatcttcccaccatatatgtcttagtcttggggttcagaggttgtttatctcgcaccttcttgctacggcaaactcgtttcagatggccggtcctaccgcaattatgacaggtctgatccttaaaccggcagactttgtgatcatggtctgtattcccacaatggtagcaagctgactcccggcttggtgggggtctgtatttccagtttgcagcagttggcttgactgctgttctgaaaactctctgcttcacctcttcccttctgctctgggggttcaattcctctgtatctttcacagccatttccatcactgaagctatctcaattgcctttgtaagagtaaggtctttctctgataacagtctcttttgtgttgactcacaattcagtcccatgacaaacttatctctcagtgcagtaggtaggtagtccccaaaagaacaggtcgaggctagtctgcgaagggcgagcacataaactttaatctcttcacctgtctgctgctgcctctgatagaagcgaaatctttctgcaatctctaatggtttaggctggaagtgatcctctagcagtgtcagcagctctgccaatgtcttagctgctggttttacaggggaaagcagatccctcagagtgtcatatgtcttggccccaaccactgtcagaaacactgctacttgcctgttgtctgggatggcatttgcactgaaatactgttccagtctctcaacccaggaagttcaggatgtctgttctccatcaaactcacttaatgtcccgattaatgacattttcctgctgggatctgtgattgcttttatccaggtgacaatccacaatgtctttgtctctctctcagactgatagacactttgtaaatcccatcctcgtcgccactgttatatcctctgtgttgtgagggacacaagactctgggctggaacaatggatgtttattcagtacaggctgtacactggaacatgcatctcaggacattacaggttatctgcttcctacatgtggtctctctaagatggctactataccccttgacccttgtcatcactgctgggtggagccagccttaaagtgccagtacatgtgaaacccttcaggtataacaacatgtgacctatctgacacacctacctgacacatgcactgatCCATGGTCCACCTGACACCTATTTCCTGCACTACTCGCATTACACTGACCCacgtgaccattacactgacccacgtgaccattacactgacccacgtgaccattacactgacccacgtgaccactacactgacctatgtGACACCTACTACACTAAGCTACCTTACACCTACACTAACCCACCTcactcctacttcctgcactcacattacactgacccacctgaccattacactgaccagaCACCAACACTGACTATTACAatgactgacacacactgacccctgacatacactgaccttacACCTACACTTACCCACCTGACTGACTCCCACAGTAGGagtcctacttcctgcactaacacacccccctccctccacacagctctgtgcaaaactatcctCCTTACCTTCGTCTTCTCTTCAGCCTACAGGCAGGACTCGGAGGACCTCAGCACTGGATGTGCATAATTGGTCCCGACTCCccgccagcgccatccacccGAAGCCCGCGCCATGTGTCCCCGTCGGGCGGGAGGTCAGCTAACACGCTGCACCTCCATGCTCCACTAGACAGGAAGTGCCACGGCCGAACCAGAGGAGAGGGACAGGCGCCAGGCAGAGGGGAAGACAGCAGCTTACATTTCCACTgggtctctctccccccccccccgccatgttCAGTGTTTCCTGGCGGCcagcgcactgtgattgggcatatggcgatcatgtgcggaggcgggacttcaagAGCGATTgcggacaggccagccccacgccgcacatgacccctatatgcccaatcacagggtgccagACACTAATAATGGCAGCCGGAGATTGGGGACACAGGAAGtgaaaattaggaggaggcacggaaATTGCGCCCCCCCTAAATGTCGTGCCCAGGGCCacgccccctgccccccccccccacactacgcCACTGCCCTCATGTCAGGACTCAAATCCTCTGGTGGTACCACAAGCTTACAAGTTGCCACAGGCGGCTGAACACAGCTCATCAAGGATACaagagactgtccacaaggtatataacctttctaaaaaatgttaataatgatgaagccctttcagaactgagcaaggcagaatctatagacatacaaagagacaccatgGTGCTGCTTGCTAAAGATAAAGCGGAACTCTGCATCTCCCATTTGCAAAAAACTAGATCACACAGATCAAATTCATCCAAACATTCCTCTCGGTCATACAGATCATCGTGCTCAAGAAGCTCAGCCCTAAGTGACAGATTACTAGAGGCCCGCATAAATGCAGAGCAATCCAAAGCCAGACGTTCCTTCACTGAAAAGAAGCTCTGGCAAGAGCGGAAGCCGAGGCAAAGCGAGCAGAGGCCAAGAAGGCAGAAGCAGAGGCTCGAATAAAGATTCTTGAATCGGAGATGGAAGAGGAAATTGCATTAGCTAAAGTAAGACTACTTGAGCAAGCATTAAGCCAAGGTCTTAATCCAGTCTGCTCGCCACCACAGGAGGTAGAATATCCAGCGACTATGTACTGGAACAGTTATCTGCATCACCCCCAGTATGCAGTACCGTCCAAGCCGACAACACCGAAACCACCAAGTCAACTCCACctacagtgccagtgtcacttacAGCGCCTGAGCAACCTGATGGTGTTCACCCAGATGTGCCTTCTCAAGAACAGTTATTACAAAACTACAAAAAAGGCTATCAGGCGTTTCCTAGCCTAACCCCACAGCTCAAGCAGCAGTCATCAAGATCTACAGAGGCTAGATCACAGCTCAACCCTGTAGCAACATCATTCTACCCGGATGCATCTCACCCTTTCACGCTACGCAGCCTACACGCCCCGGCGGCATCGCAAGTTGTCGTGGCAAcaagcagtgagaaatcagatatAAAGTGACGAGTGGTTTTGCGCTAATATAGATCCTCAATGTGTACTAacctaaacaaaatatatacagtgcagcaaaacctagtggtgtttacaatacacaaaacagAAATCAAAGGTGaatgtgattctgcgcaacgtatctcacaaAATAGTGACACACAAAAATAATAACCCCAATGGAATAGtgtgataaataataaatacccTAAATGTAAATATTATAAGAGTTTTCACactcaaaaatgacataaatcaaaCAAAAAAGTGTAATCAAGTCCAATGAATGAAGCAATCCAGCCAAAATTGCTGGATAAGTGATGTgccaaagaaaatccaaaaatcaaTAATGCAGTAAATATTGCCAGATATGGATGCTTAATATTGCTGAATTCGATgaagtaataataatattggCAAGCAGATGATGCAcaaatccttccctgggctcactagcctcttacctccaggcagatgtaaATAGGCATCCAGTATATCCCATACTCGTGGTCCTCTATGGATAACTCCAATCCGTCCGCCCCCTCAGCTGGCACTACGTCTCCTATACAGATCCACACAGCACTCAGCCACAGATGGAAAACAGAGAGAACAGAAGGAGGGActccaatggtgaagtacagtAAACCAGGCggattttaataaaagaaaaacctgtgcttacatctaAATAGATAAAACAGGTGCAGCAAAAATAGAAAACGAGCGGCGTTccacagcgccggcttacgtcactccaggtgtacgtcccgtccaatccctacgcgttacgatgTGATCCCgcgtcgtaacgcgtagggattggacgggacgtacacctggagtgacgtaagccggcgctgtggaacgccgctcgtttttatttttgctgcacctGTTTTATCTATTTAGATGTAAGCGcaggtttttcttttattaaaatccGCCTGGTTTactgtacttcaccattggagTCCCTCCTTCCGTTCTCTCTGTTTTCCATCTGTGGCTGAGTGCTGTGTGGATCTGTATAGGAGACGTAGTGCCAGCTGAGGGGGCGGACGGATTGGAGTTATCCATAGAGGACCACGAGTATGGGATATACTGGATGCCTATttacatctgcctggaggtaggaggctagtgagcccagggaaggatttgTGTATCATCTGCTTGccaatattattattacttcATCGAATTCAGCAATATTAAGCATCCATATCTGGCAATATTTACTGCATTAttgatttttggattttctttggcACATCACTTATCCAGCAATTTTGGCTGGATTGCTTCATTCATTGGACTTGATTACACTTTTTTGtttgatttatgtcatttttgagtGTGAAAACTCTCTTATAATATTTACATTTAgggtatttattatttatcacaCTATTCCATTGGGGTTATTATTTTTGTGTGTCACTATTTTGtgagtgtgacggtatcggtatgatatccccatcaaagattcccttcttccataagaacgtcacccaatattccactaggagggatattcctgagatcgcccattaagccacacattagtccaggcttactgctagaacaagacagagtttaatgttataacacacagcttatatgtcatttccaaaactgttacaatgacaaatctccgcccccctcaca
It encodes:
- the LOC120930486 gene encoding uncharacterized protein K02A2.6-like — encoded protein: KLKPNAQPKFFKARTVPFALRAGVEAELSRLEEQGVISKVEHSEWASPVVPVKKSNGDLRICGDFRMALNSQLEIDQYPLPRVDDIFASLAGGQKFTKLDLKQAYLQFEVHPSSRKFLTINTHKGLYQYNRMVFGVASAPAIWQRKMDEILADIPFTQCLLDDMLITGRTDQEHKQNVELVLARLQEQGLKVNLAKCQFMVPKLEFCGHLVDAEGIHTTEAKVDALVKAPAPTNVQQLRSYLGLLNYYHKFLPDLAHTLFPLNKLLEKHSRWDWSAACQRAFEVSKRKLLASRMLVHYDLQKPLTLACDASPYGLGAVLSHILPDGSEKPVAFASRSLTKAESNYSHIDKEALALIWAIKKFHLYLYGREFTILTDHKPLLQIFSPDKGISQTTAARLQRYALFLGAYSYKIQDLLHTGHPGSTRMKQKARGYVWWPNLDSDITTYVNACAGCAQTARDPPRGCVQPWTWPTVPWFRLHLDFAGPIRGHTFLIIVDAHSKWPEVIPVTQPTTKATVSILLHLAATFGYPREIVTDNGAQFTSQEFQRFLTAHNIKHKLTAPYHPATNGQAERFVQTF